In a single window of the Leifsonia sp. 1010 genome:
- a CDS encoding FKBP-type peptidyl-prolyl cis-trans isomerase: MRTSLKALTASATAALLVAGLAACSSSSEPTSSATPAANTCQNVKSGATSKSVKVSGEFGADPKVEFSTPLKVTDTERSVVITGKGEKTTAGQTVGLGLAAYNGTTGKPIAPSEGYGTSAPVTAKIDEKAFLPGFVRAAECLPVGSRAVLTTTAEGAFGQAYEQLGVKQKDPVVIVTDVRSVPPAPATRATGKPVAPTPGLPTVKLNAKTGEPSITIPKSDPPKETKIALLKEGDGETVQKGDTVSVQYKGVLWRNGQMFDSSWSRGEPASFQTTGVIAGFTKALEGQKVGSQVLAVIPPADGYGAAGNGDITGTDTIVFVIDILSTSR; encoded by the coding sequence GTGCGTACCTCTCTCAAGGCCCTGACCGCGTCCGCGACCGCGGCCCTCCTCGTCGCCGGACTCGCGGCATGCAGCAGCTCGTCCGAACCGACCTCGAGCGCGACCCCGGCGGCGAACACCTGTCAGAACGTGAAGTCGGGGGCGACGTCGAAGTCGGTGAAAGTGAGCGGCGAGTTCGGGGCGGACCCGAAGGTCGAGTTCTCGACGCCGCTGAAGGTCACAGACACCGAGCGCAGCGTGGTTATCACCGGGAAGGGCGAGAAGACCACGGCCGGTCAGACCGTCGGACTGGGCCTCGCCGCGTACAACGGCACGACGGGCAAGCCGATCGCACCGTCCGAGGGCTACGGCACAAGCGCACCCGTGACCGCCAAAATCGACGAGAAGGCGTTCCTGCCCGGCTTCGTGCGGGCGGCTGAATGCCTCCCGGTCGGATCCCGCGCGGTGCTCACCACAACCGCAGAGGGGGCCTTCGGCCAGGCATACGAACAGCTGGGGGTCAAGCAGAAGGACCCGGTCGTCATCGTCACCGACGTCCGCAGCGTCCCGCCCGCGCCCGCCACGCGCGCGACCGGCAAGCCCGTGGCGCCGACCCCGGGCCTCCCCACGGTCAAGCTGAACGCCAAGACCGGCGAGCCGAGCATCACCATCCCGAAGTCCGACCCGCCGAAGGAGACGAAAATCGCCCTGCTCAAGGAGGGCGACGGAGAGACTGTGCAGAAGGGCGACACGGTCTCCGTGCAGTACAAGGGCGTCCTGTGGCGCAACGGCCAGATGTTCGACTCCAGCTGGAGCCGCGGAGAACCCGCCTCGTTCCAGACCACGGGAGTGATCGCCGGCTTCACGAAGGCGCTGGAGGGCCAGAAGGTCGGCTCCCAGGTGCTCGCAGTGATCCCGCCCGCCGACGGCTACGGTGCCGCGGGAAACGGCGACATCACCGGCACCGACACGATCGTCTTCGTCATCGACATCCTCTCCACCTCGCGCTAG
- a CDS encoding aminotransferase class III-fold pyridoxal phosphate-dependent enzyme: MEDMTREFSVPQSRHLVTELPGPRSVELQQRRVAAVSRGAGTLANIYMESGSGAILVDVDGNRLIDLGCGIGVTTIGHAHPAVAAAAAEQAAKLTHTLFTVTPYENYVAVAEKLAEITPGDFEKHSILVNSGAEAVENAVKIARKYTGRRAIATLDHAFHGRTNLTMAMTYRPWPERAGMGPFPGEIYSLPISYPFRDPEGMTGEEAAERTIDYIRTHIGATELAALFVEPIQGDGGIIIPAPGYFARLAEFCAENGIVFVADEIQAGIGRTGTWYSIEHHGVVPDLVTSAKGIAGGFPLAAVTGRAEIMDAVQPGGIGGTFGGNPVSTAAALAVFQAFEDEDLLGEARRVEKALLARIGDWAERFPVVGEVRGKGAMFGVELVIPGTKKPNPEALTSVLGHATRNGVIPLDAGSWDSVLRLLPSVVISEELIDDAATVLEEALGRLG, translated from the coding sequence ATGGAGGACATGACCCGCGAATTCTCCGTGCCCCAGTCCCGCCATCTCGTCACCGAGCTGCCCGGCCCGCGGTCGGTCGAACTGCAGCAGCGCCGGGTCGCCGCGGTGAGCCGCGGCGCGGGGACTCTCGCGAACATCTACATGGAGTCCGGCTCCGGCGCGATCCTGGTGGACGTCGACGGCAACCGGCTCATCGACCTCGGTTGCGGCATCGGTGTGACCACGATCGGCCACGCGCATCCCGCCGTCGCCGCTGCCGCGGCCGAGCAGGCCGCGAAGCTCACTCACACGCTCTTCACTGTGACGCCGTACGAGAACTACGTCGCCGTCGCCGAGAAGCTGGCCGAGATCACCCCCGGAGACTTCGAGAAGCACAGCATCCTCGTCAACTCGGGCGCGGAGGCGGTCGAGAACGCCGTGAAGATCGCCCGCAAGTACACGGGCCGTCGCGCCATCGCGACCCTCGACCACGCCTTCCACGGCCGCACCAACCTCACGATGGCGATGACGTACCGCCCCTGGCCGGAGCGCGCGGGGATGGGGCCGTTCCCCGGCGAGATCTACAGCCTCCCGATCAGCTACCCGTTCCGCGACCCCGAGGGGATGACGGGCGAGGAGGCTGCGGAGCGCACGATCGACTACATCCGAACCCACATCGGTGCGACCGAGCTGGCCGCCCTGTTCGTGGAGCCCATCCAGGGCGACGGCGGCATCATCATCCCGGCGCCGGGCTACTTCGCCCGCTTGGCCGAGTTCTGTGCCGAGAACGGCATCGTCTTCGTCGCGGACGAGATCCAGGCCGGCATCGGCCGCACCGGCACGTGGTACTCGATCGAGCACCACGGCGTCGTGCCCGACCTGGTCACCAGCGCCAAAGGCATCGCCGGCGGCTTCCCGCTGGCCGCTGTCACCGGCCGTGCCGAGATCATGGATGCGGTCCAGCCCGGCGGAATCGGCGGCACCTTCGGCGGCAACCCGGTGTCGACCGCTGCGGCCCTCGCGGTGTTCCAGGCGTTCGAGGACGAAGACCTCCTCGGCGAGGCCCGCCGCGTGGAGAAGGCGCTGTTGGCGCGGATCGGCGATTGGGCCGAGCGCTTCCCCGTTGTGGGCGAGGTACGCGGGAAGGGCGCGATGTTCGGCGTCGAGCTCGTCATCCCCGGGACGAAGAAGCCCAACCCGGAGGCCCTGACCTCGGTGCTGGGTCACGCCACCCGCAACGGCGTGATCCCGCTCGACGCGGGCAGCTGGGACAGCGTGCTGCGTCTGCTCCCGTCGGTCGTCATCAGCGAGGAGCTCATCGACGACGCCGCGACGGTTCTCGAGGAGGCGCTCGGCCGCCTCGGCTGA
- a CDS encoding 1-deoxy-D-xylulose-5-phosphate reductoisomerase: protein MSLVRRVIILGSTGSIGTQALDVVAANPDRFRVVGLSAGRNADELAAQAERFGVADTALGAEDSELLVRSVEADVVLNGITGSVGLGPTLAALEVGAMLALANKESLIVGGGLVKRAAAPGQIVPVDSEHSAIAQALRSGTREEVRRLVLTASGGPFRGRSRDSLRDVTPQQALAHPTWDMGLVVTTNSSTLVNKGLEVIEAHLLFDVPYDRIDVTVHPQSVIHSMVEFVDGSTIAQASPPDMRLPISLGLGWPDRVPDVGAPLDWTTAHTWTFEPLDDDAFPAVSLAKRVGLQGGTYPAVFNAANEQAVAAFHAGAIGYLDILNTVERVVDAHVRSGELTRESLVEAEGWARRKADQLIDRR from the coding sequence ATGTCCCTCGTGCGCAGAGTCATCATCCTCGGGTCCACCGGTTCGATCGGGACGCAGGCGCTCGACGTCGTCGCGGCCAACCCGGACCGGTTCCGCGTCGTCGGGCTGAGCGCCGGTCGCAACGCTGACGAGCTGGCGGCGCAGGCGGAGCGGTTCGGCGTCGCGGACACCGCCCTGGGCGCCGAGGACTCCGAGCTGCTGGTGCGCTCGGTGGAGGCGGATGTGGTGCTCAACGGCATCACCGGATCCGTCGGGCTCGGGCCGACTCTCGCGGCGCTGGAGGTCGGCGCGATGCTGGCGCTCGCCAACAAGGAGTCGCTGATCGTCGGCGGGGGACTGGTCAAGCGCGCGGCAGCGCCCGGCCAGATCGTCCCGGTCGACTCCGAGCACTCCGCCATCGCGCAGGCGCTGCGCTCCGGCACCCGCGAGGAGGTGCGGCGGCTCGTGCTCACCGCTTCCGGCGGTCCGTTCCGGGGACGGTCGCGCGACTCGCTGCGCGACGTCACTCCGCAGCAGGCGCTCGCGCATCCCACCTGGGACATGGGGCTCGTCGTCACGACGAACTCCTCGACGCTCGTCAACAAGGGACTCGAAGTGATCGAGGCGCACCTGCTGTTCGACGTGCCCTACGACCGGATCGACGTGACGGTGCACCCGCAGTCCGTCATCCACTCGATGGTGGAGTTCGTCGACGGCTCGACGATCGCGCAGGCGTCGCCGCCCGACATGCGCCTCCCCATCTCGCTCGGCCTCGGCTGGCCCGACCGGGTGCCCGACGTCGGCGCGCCGCTCGACTGGACCACGGCGCACACCTGGACGTTCGAGCCGCTCGACGACGACGCCTTCCCCGCCGTGTCGCTGGCGAAGCGTGTCGGACTGCAGGGCGGGACGTATCCCGCTGTGTTCAACGCAGCGAACGAGCAGGCGGTCGCCGCGTTCCACGCCGGCGCGATCGGTTACCTCGACATCCTCAACACGGTGGAGCGGGTCGTCGACGCGCACGTGCGGTCCGGCGAGCTGACGCGCGAGTCCCTCGTCGAGGCGGAGGGATGGGCGCGCCGCAAGGCGGACCAGCTCATCGACCGGAGATAA